In Desulfurobacteriaceae bacterium, the following are encoded in one genomic region:
- the hemG gene encoding protoporphyrinogen oxidase: MKVAVIGAGISGLATAFYLKRSGVPVKVFEKEKTVGGKMRTVYEDGFIIETGPNGFLDGKPHTLNLVKALGIEDKLYRSSNKARKRFIYTNGRLVRLPENPIAFLASYLLSWKGKLRLLSEFLVPPKKEDIDESLSQFAKRRIGEEALEKLLDPMVAGIFAGDSDRLSLKASFPAIYYLEKKYGGLIKGLIAKMKEAEKKGKAASGPAGPGGVLTSFKGGVKDLIDSLEKALEDSILKGVEVLEVSKDKSGWKVKYRANGSTASETFDYLVLSTPSYVSGKLLENVDKELSTLLKSIEYSPISVIAFGFEKRGLGHDLDGFGFLIPRNEKRKILGCLWDSSVFPNRAPEGKALLRVMIGGARQPELALLSKDELVKIALKELRRIMKIRHYPEKIKVFKHEKGIPHYTVGHAEKVERIFKLAKSVGNLFLCNNAYKGVGVNDCTKAAEETVNEILNDKG; encoded by the coding sequence GTGAAAGTAGCAGTAATTGGTGCTGGAATTTCCGGTTTAGCTACTGCGTTTTATTTAAAAAGAAGTGGTGTTCCTGTTAAAGTTTTTGAGAAGGAAAAAACTGTTGGTGGAAAAATGAGAACCGTCTATGAGGACGGATTTATTATAGAAACTGGTCCAAATGGGTTTTTGGACGGAAAGCCTCACACCTTAAACCTTGTAAAAGCTTTAGGGATAGAGGATAAACTCTATAGGAGCTCTAACAAAGCAAGAAAGAGGTTTATTTATACAAATGGAAGACTTGTTAGACTCCCTGAAAATCCTATTGCATTTTTGGCTTCCTACCTTCTTTCTTGGAAAGGAAAGTTAAGATTGCTCAGCGAGTTTTTAGTTCCTCCAAAGAAAGAGGATATAGATGAAAGTTTATCCCAGTTTGCAAAGCGTAGAATAGGAGAAGAAGCTCTTGAGAAACTTTTAGATCCTATGGTTGCAGGAATTTTCGCCGGTGATTCTGACAGGTTAAGTCTTAAAGCTTCTTTCCCTGCAATTTACTACCTTGAGAAAAAGTATGGAGGACTTATAAAGGGTCTTATAGCCAAGATGAAAGAAGCAGAGAAGAAGGGAAAAGCTGCAAGTGGTCCGGCAGGTCCTGGCGGAGTTCTCACATCCTTTAAAGGGGGAGTAAAAGACCTTATAGATTCTTTGGAAAAAGCTTTAGAAGATTCCATTTTAAAAGGGGTTGAGGTTCTAGAAGTTTCTAAAGATAAAAGTGGATGGAAGGTTAAGTATAGGGCTAATGGTAGCACAGCTAGTGAAACTTTTGATTACCTTGTTCTTTCAACGCCTTCTTATGTTAGTGGGAAGCTTTTAGAGAACGTAGATAAAGAGTTGTCTACTCTTTTAAAGTCCATAGAATATTCTCCAATCTCTGTTATTGCCTTTGGATTTGAGAAAAGAGGGCTTGGACACGACCTTGACGGTTTTGGATTCTTAATTCCAAGGAATGAAAAGAGAAAAATTTTGGGGTGCCTTTGGGATAGTTCCGTTTTTCCAAATAGAGCTCCAGAGGGAAAAGCTCTTTTAAGAGTTATGATAGGAGGGGCAAGACAGCCAGAACTTGCTCTACTTTCTAAAGATGAACTTGTCAAGATTGCCTTAAAGGAACTAAGAAGAATAATGAAAATTCGCCACTATCCAGAAAAGATAAAGGTTTTTAAACACGAAAAAGGCATTCCACACTATACAGTTGGACATGCTGAAAAAGTTGAAAGAATATTTAAACTTGCAAAAAGTGTTGGAAATCTTTTCCTTTGCAATAATGCGTATAAAGGAGTTGGCGTAAACGATTGCACAAAAGCAGCAGAAGAAACGGTTAATGAGATTTTAAATGACAAAGGTTAG